A single window of Achromobacter xylosoxidans DNA harbors:
- a CDS encoding HdeD family acid-resistance protein: MSHLVLLLLGVDYLHKRARALMIGGWLMLAAGAFVFLDALDNALYFPLNFFAALLVAEGIATLAIAKSGVGGQRVLRYTKGVFVLVAGTLVLAGHHHGHFVLSMIFGLLFLVDGLIQCIAAYVVRYQRWRVVFASGVAEVLLAIFFFQPYPTHYVGTVPYCIGLFLAISGLKLLWLARRVRNLDANPALATNPDPAFMPTRADGPAQKVFDGPPQASERALTVHVWTPSGSAKTETRNYPVVDRYIAAVDINGVVSTGHAALESPEGIYISLYPAVEIDHSPEQFGTLLRATADNNVPGVYQPDYATESKAWCPSTMQVRIRNYDAAKLQAFWDEYRKTEIYNLTHRNCSSSVSAALEAALDGVVGRLHGPRAGWAVLWRLLFTPELWVAAQIRKRALTMAWTPGLTLDYARALSMLADPRPFGWWKMSQAALRQIAALRAGWRRQDREAVARNTQTQS, translated from the coding sequence ATGAGTCACCTGGTCTTGCTGCTGCTCGGTGTCGACTATCTGCACAAGCGCGCCCGCGCCCTGATGATCGGCGGCTGGCTGATGCTGGCCGCAGGCGCGTTCGTGTTCCTCGACGCCCTGGACAACGCGCTGTACTTTCCCCTGAATTTCTTCGCCGCGCTGCTGGTGGCCGAGGGCATCGCGACGCTGGCCATCGCCAAGTCCGGCGTGGGCGGCCAGCGCGTGCTGCGCTACACCAAGGGGGTGTTCGTGCTGGTGGCCGGCACACTGGTGCTGGCGGGCCATCATCACGGGCATTTCGTGCTGTCGATGATCTTCGGGCTGCTGTTCCTGGTGGACGGGCTGATCCAGTGCATCGCCGCCTACGTGGTGCGCTACCAGCGCTGGCGCGTGGTGTTCGCCTCGGGCGTGGCCGAGGTGCTGCTGGCGATCTTCTTCTTCCAGCCCTACCCCACCCACTATGTCGGCACGGTGCCCTACTGCATCGGGCTGTTCCTGGCCATCTCGGGCCTCAAGCTGCTGTGGCTGGCGCGCCGCGTGCGCAACCTGGATGCCAATCCGGCGCTGGCCACCAACCCCGACCCCGCCTTCATGCCGACGCGCGCCGACGGCCCGGCGCAGAAGGTGTTCGACGGTCCGCCGCAAGCCAGCGAGCGCGCCCTGACCGTGCACGTATGGACGCCTTCGGGCTCGGCCAAAACCGAGACGCGCAACTACCCGGTGGTCGACCGCTACATCGCGGCGGTGGACATCAACGGCGTCGTGTCCACCGGCCATGCCGCGCTGGAATCGCCCGAGGGCATCTACATCAGTCTCTATCCGGCCGTGGAGATCGACCACTCGCCCGAGCAGTTCGGCACGCTGCTGCGCGCCACCGCCGACAACAACGTGCCCGGCGTGTACCAGCCCGACTACGCCACCGAGTCCAAGGCCTGGTGCCCGTCGACCATGCAGGTGCGCATCCGCAATTACGACGCCGCCAAGCTGCAGGCGTTCTGGGACGAGTACCGCAAGACCGAGATCTACAACCTGACCCACCGCAACTGCTCCAGTTCGGTCTCGGCCGCGCTGGAAGCGGCGCTGGACGGCGTGGTGGGCCGCCTGCACGGCCCGCGGGCCGGCTGGGCGGTGCTGTGGCGGCTGCTGTTCACGCCCGAGTTGTGGGTGGCGGCGCAGATCCGCAAGCGCGCCCTGACCATGGCCTGGACCCCGGGCCTGACGCTGGACTATGCGCGCGCGCTCAGCATGCTGGCCGATCCGCGGCCGTTCGGCTGGTGGAAGATGTCGCAGGCGGCGCTGCGTCAGATCGCGGCGCTGCGCGCCGGCTGGCGCCGCCAGGACCGCGAGGCGGTCGCCCGCAATACCCAGACCCAGTCATGA